Proteins found in one Quercus robur chromosome 2, dhQueRobu3.1, whole genome shotgun sequence genomic segment:
- the LOC126712423 gene encoding E3 ubiquitin-protein ligase CIP8, giving the protein MAETQPESQTSTESVTDTEASQYWCYSCEKRVTVETLNNVPICNECKDGFVESLPATLPSPSTPPSGESDQVDDPTFGSQFLQVLRLMAQAARDEDAPPPPPRDHSPDDDFLRIELDGWYNDEEDEDPNSTEFQNHEEEEEEGNEDEDEDEDRSSDNEDQENRDRQEREEDDEIQRQRRRDLLRLRIQDVMPRARSGRNRILDWAEILMGLEDTSIEFRLEVPDSDRYVGNPEDYVDAEGYEALLQALAENDIGARRGAPPASKSAVSALPTVVIASEMEASVCAICKDMVNIGETATKLPCGHDYHGDCIVPWLGSRNSCPVCRFELPTDDPEYEEERKKTAKASAGGASGSGRNNSVLD; this is encoded by the coding sequence ATGGCCGAAACACAGCCTGAGTCCCAGACTTCGACTGAGTCTGTGACCGACACTGAAGCCTCACAGTACTGGTGCTACAGCTGCGAAAAACGCGTCACCGTCGAAACCCTAAATAACGTGCCAATTTGCAACGAGTGCAAGGACGGTTTCGTCGAATCGCTTCCTGCCACGTTGCCCTCTCCATCGACTCCGCCTTCTGGAGAGTCCGATCAGGTCGATGATCCAACCTTCGGCTCTCAATTCCTTCAGGTTCTCCGCTTGATGGCGCAGGCCGCGCGTGACGAGGACGCGCCTCCGCCTCCTCCTCGCGACCATTCGCCTGACGACGATTTCCTCAGGATTGAGCTTGATGGATGGTATAACGATGAAGAGGATGAAGATCCGAACAGCACCGAGTTTCAGAACCacgaggaagaggaagaggaaggaaatgaagatgaagatgaggaCGAAGATCGCTCATCTGATAACGAGGACCAAGAGAATCGAGATCggcaagagagagaggaagatgaTGAAATACAACGGCAAAGGCGGCGTGATCTGCTTCGGCTTCGGATCCAGGACGTTATGCCTCGGGCACGGAGCGGCCGTAACCGGATCTTGGATTGGGCCGAGATTCTCATGGGCCTGGAGGACACCTCTATCGAATTCCGCCTCGAAGTCCCTGATTCGGACCGGTACGTCGGCAATCCTGAAGATTACGTCGACGCCGAGGGCTACGAGGCGTTACTGCAAGCCTTAGCGGAGAACGATATCGGCGCAAGAAGAGGCGCGCCGCCTGCTTCAAAATCGGCCGTCTCGGCTTTACCGACGGTGGTGATTGCGTCGGAGATGGAGGCTTCAGTCTGCGCTATATGTAAGGACATGGTCAATATTGGCGAAACCGCCACTAAATTGCCGTGTGGTCATGATTACCACGGCGATTGCATCGTGCCTTGGCTCGGCTCCCGGAATTCTTGCCCGGTTTGTAGGTTTGAGCTTCCTACGGATGATCCCGAATACGAAGAGGAGAGGAAGAAGACGGCGAAGGCAAGTGCCGGTGGAGCTTCCGGTTCTGGCCGAAATAATTCCGTTTTGGATTGA